One stretch of Tribolium castaneum strain GA2 chromosome 5, icTriCast1.1, whole genome shotgun sequence DNA includes these proteins:
- the ND-13A gene encoding NADH dehydrogenase [ubiquinone] iron-sulfur protein 6, mitochondrial, whose amino-acid sequence MSNILAKNISTLIKLQPKYFITNAAAGVRKGSDWVPQEKVTHTGQKWEPDDYRLSRFVGRPKHVNPNFAIDLIAEVPPKACKERVVWCDGGGGPTGHPKVYINLDKPGNHSCGYCGLRYYLDHGH is encoded by the exons ATGTCTAATATTTTAGCGAAAAATATATCAACTTTAATCAAACTTCAACCGAAATATTTTATCACGAATGCTGCTGCAGGTGTGAGGAAGGGTTCTGACTGGGTGCCACAGGAAAAAGTGACCCATACTGGACAG AAATGGGAGCCTGACGATTACCGCTTGTCGAGATTTGTGGGTCGCCCCAAGCACGTTAATCCCAATTTTGCCATCGACTTGATAGCGGAAGTGCCTCCAAAGGCCTGCAAAGAGCGAGTTGTTTGGTGCGATGGAGGTGGTGGTCCGACAGGACACCCCAAAGTTTACATAAACCTT GACAAGCCTGGCAATCATTCTTGCGGTTATTGTGGCCTGAGGTACTATTTGGACCACGGGCATTGA
- the O-fut1 gene encoding GDP-fucose protein O-fucosyltransferase 1 yields the protein MFPNTGFSSWFFFKFVITCISSYEIDPLGYILYCPCMGRFGNQADHFLGSLGFAHGLNRTLVLPPWVEYRYGQPRSVQVPFDKYFKVEPLRKYHKVITMEEFMKEVAPYEWPPEKRISFCYMSRGSSNECNAKEGNPFGPFWDTFNVDFVGSEFYNPFHYDTYHHNMAKQWHERYPPATWPVLAFTGAPASFPVQLENRPLHKYLEWSDTVSQKADTFIAKTLPKGAFIAIHLRNGIDWVRACEHIPDSPNLFAAPQCLGYRNEKGKATPEMCLPSKHTIIKQLKRLIKQSSENPIRAVFVSSDSNHMIEELNDALKRAKIRAFKLDANDPHLDLAIMGRANFFIGNCISSFSAFVKRERDAKGFPSSFWAFPPEKSAGKKEAQVKDEL from the exons atgttcCCAAATACCGgcttttcttcttggtttttcttcaaatttgtAATTACTTGTATAAGCAGTTATGAGATAGATCCACTAGGCTATATTTTGTATTGTCCTTGCATGG GCAGGTTTGGAAATCAAGCCGATCACTTTTTGGGCTCTCTGGGTTTCGCCCATGGTTTAAATCGGACTTTAGTACTTCCCCCATGGGTTGAATACCGGTATGGCCAACCCAGATCCGTACAAGTCCCATTTGATAAATACTTTAAAGTGGAACCGTTAAGAAAGTACCACAAAGTCATAACAATGGAAGAATTCATGAAAGAAGTGGCCCCTTACGAGTGGCCGCCCGAAAAACGCATTTCCTTTTGTTACATGAGCAGAG GAAGCTCAAACGAGTGTAATGCGAAAGAAGGCAACCCCTTTGGCCCCTTCTGGGACACCTTCAACGTCGATTTCGTCGGCTCTGAATTCTATAACCCCTTTCATTACGACACCTACCACCACAACATGGCCAAGCAGTGGCACGAGAGGTACCCCCCAGCCACATGGCCCGTCCTTGCCTTCACCGGGGCCCCTGCCAGCTTCCCCGTGCAGTTGGAAAACCGCCCCCTTCACAAATACCTCGAATGGTCCGACACAGTCTCCCAAAAAGCCGACACTTTCATCGCGAAAACGCTCCCAAAAGGCGCTTTCATCGCAATTCACCTACGCAACGGCATCGACTGGGTGCGCGCCTGCGAGCACATCCCCGACAGCCCCAACTTGTTCGCGGCCCCCCAATGCCTCGGCTACCGCAACGAGAAGGGCAAAGCCACCCCAGAGATGTGCCTCCCGTCCAAACACACTATCATTAAGCAATTAAAACGCCTCATAAAACAGTCAAGCGAAAACCCCATCAGGGCGGTGTTTGTCTCCTCCGACAGCAACCACATGATTGAGGAGCTGAACGACGCCCTGAAAAGGGCCAAAATCCGGGCCTTTAAACTGGACGCCAATGACCCCCACCTGGATCTTGCCATCATGGGGCGTGCGAATTTTTTCATAGGGAATTGTATTTCGTCCTTTAGTGCCTTTGTCAAGCGGGAAAGGGACGCCAAAGGGTTTCCGTCCAGCTTTTGGGCTTTTCCGCCGGAGAAAAGCGCGGGAAAGAAGGAAGCCCAAGTCAAAGATGAGCTGTGA
- the LOC103313143 gene encoding uncharacterized protein LOC103313143, which yields MASEAQRLIGISLTKIAQSRSHRGGVSLHKNLLVATVLQKARYIFMEEAYNMVHYQPPAPVQARPVPAEELVGLTAEDAGLPDDVQEAAGDFQDFLQPSCVKCAENQNKENLPPSELTYLDLDKGPNVLKERGNCLKRRRAVAEWETEEAVQSILPKRSKGEEEESDSVFVDEATALADSVAKEVEAERGSAMEIDRITSLVSIFSFSMGDSKLNRSVSTPDLCSAQAKDADSLQQRPFLAMTV from the coding sequence ATGGCGAGCGAAGCGCAGAGATTAATCGGAATTTCCTTGACGAAAATCGCACAATCGCGCTCGCACCGAGGCGGCGTCAGCCTGCACAAGAACCTGCTGGTGGCCACAGTGCTGCAGAAGGCGCGCTACATCTTCATGGAGGAGGCCTACAACATGGTGCACTACCAGCCGCCCGCGCCCGTGCAGGCGCGTCCAGTGCCCGCCGAGGAGCTGGTGGGGCTCACGGCCGAGGACGCGGGCCTGCCCGACGACGTGCAGGAGGCCGCAGGCGACTTCCAGGACTTCCTGCAGCCGAGTTGTGTGAAGTGCGCCGAGAACCAGAACAAGGAGAACCTGCCGCCGTCCGAGCTGACGTACTTGGACCTGGACAAGGGGCCCAACGTGCTGAAGGAGCGCGGGAACTGCCTGAAACGCCGGCGGGCCGTCGCCGAGTGGGAGACCGAGGAGGCCGTGCAGTCGATCCTCCCGAAGAGGAGCAAGGGCGAGGAGGAGGAGAGTGACTCGGTGTTTGTGGACGAGGCGACGGCGCTGGCGGACAGCGTGGCCAAGGAGGTGGAGGCGGAGCGCGGCTCCGCGATGGAAATCGACCGGATCACCAGTCTCGTGTCGATCTTCAGCTTCAGCATGGGGGACAGCAAGCTCAACAGGTCGGTCTCGACGCCGGATCTGTGCTCAGCGCAAGCGAAGGACGCCGACAGTCTGCAGCAGAGGCCCTTTCTCGCGATGACGGTCTAG
- the LOC662707 gene encoding leukocyte elastase inhibitor: MTATPESQILQANASFALNLYEILSRKKGNIFFSPLSVHAVLSMLYQGAQGETAQALAHALKNPDVKSTAEGYRDVIAHLGSLKDVTLLTANKIYGNQAKSKFLKAFEDCVVKNFGSEIELLDLGEPKGAARIVNKWVEDKTREKIKNIVNEALFNNKNLSLVLINAIYFKGDWLSTFKEQSTKKDKFYLEDKTAIEVEMMHQKEHFYYKDDQELGAQIIEMPYKGSTVKMMIILPKDGIGKLEEKLPKTDLKKLTDGLKRTELHLFVPKFKMEETIKLNQILIELGLKPIFDMNQADFKGILDTSSLQDNIFVSEVIQKAFVEVNETGTVAAAATRAAMVLGCAPGAPKPVIFRVDKPAVFLIVASHGEERNVLFLGRLSQPEY; the protein is encoded by the exons ATGACAGCAACCCCCGAGTCGCAAATTCTCCAAGCCAACGCCTCTTTCGCCCTAAACCTGTACGAAATCCTGTCGCGTAAaaaaggtaacatttttttctccCCGCTCAGCGTTCATGCCGTTCTTTCGATGTTGTATCAGGGGGCGCAGGGCGAGACGGCGCAGGCTTTGGCGCACGCCTTGAAAAACCCGGATGTTAAATCTACAGCGGAAGGATACAGGGATGTAATCGCACATTTGGGCTCGCTCAAGGACGTTACTTTGCTAACGGCGAACAAAATCTACGGAAACCAGGcgaaaagcaaatttttgaaggCGTTTGAGGACTGTGTCGTTAAGAATTTTGGGTCGGAAATCGAACTTTTGGACTTGGGGGAGCCGAAAGGCGCGGCCAGGATTGTCAATAAGTGGGTCGAGGACAAAACGCGCGAGAAAATCAAGAATATCGTCAACGAGGCGctgtttaataacaaaaacttgaGCTTGGTTTTGATCAATGCCATTTACTTCAAAGGGGACTGGTTGTCCACTTTTAAGGAGCAATCGACCAAAAAAGACAAGTTTTACTTGGAGGATAAGACTGCAATTGAGGTGGAAATGATGCACCAGAAGGAACACTTCTATTATAAAGACGACCAAGAGCTGGGGGCCCAAATTATTGAAATGCCGTACAAGGGATCCACAGTCAAAATGATGATAATATTACCCAAAGACGGCATAGGCAAGCTTGAAGAAAAATTACCCAAAACCGACTTGAAGAAACTCACTGACGGCTTGAAACGTACCGAACTTCACCTTTTCGTACCCAAATTCAAGATGgaagaaaccataaaactgAACCAAATCCTAATCGAA CTGGGCTTAAAACCCATTTTCGATATGAACCAAGCCGACTTCAAGGGAATCTTAGACACTAGTAGCCTCCAGGATAATATTTTCGTCAGCGAAGTGATTCAGAAGGCGTTTGTCGAAGTCAACGAAACTGGAACCGTGGCAGCAGCGGCCACAA GGGCTGCCATGGTCTTGGGCTGCGCCCCCGGTGCCCCCAAACCGGTCATTTTCCGAGTGGACAAACCCGCTGTTTTCCTAATCGTGGCTTCGCACGGCGAAGAAAGAAACGTACTGTTTTTGGGACGCCTGTCCCAACCTGAGTATTAA
- the Gbeta76C gene encoding guanine nucleotide-binding protein subunit beta-2 isoform X1 — protein sequence MARFLRRYTQVQRVRVCEMAPKNDPELIALRKELDELYNTLKDEQKKQADTTLESACSGVADAPRVKLITRKLMKGHLNKVNSVHYSGDNRHCVTGSLDGKLIIWDTYTGNKMQIIPLRSAWVMSVAYAPSGNFVACGGMDNMCTVYDLNNRDSSGVAKMVRELAGYDGFLSSCRFLGDRNIITGSGDMKICKWDLETGRKTSDFVAHNGDVVSISLSPDGNSFVTGSVDKTCRLWDMREEKPRQTFFGHESDVNSVCFHPSGYAFATGSEDKSARMFDIRSDQQLAHYKPPTANSGFTSCGLSVSGRILFCGSDDNNVHMWDTLKNQHNGTLSGHENRVTSLSVAPNGIAVVTSSWDQHVRVWG from the exons ATGGCTCGGTTT TTGCGAAGATACACTCAGGTGCAAAGGGTGAGAGTGTGCGAAATGGCGCCAAAAAACGACCCGGAACTCATCGCCTTACGCAAAGAGCTCGACGAGCTTTACAATACTCTGAAG GACGAGCAGAAGAAGCAAGCTGACACCACCCTCGAAAGCGCTTGCAGCGGCGTCGCCGACGCTCCGAGAGTCAAACTCATCACCAGGAAGCTGATGAAGGGCCATTTGAACAAAGTCAACTCGGTGCATTACAGCGGAGATAACAGGCACTGCGTTACCGGCTCGCTTGACGGGAAATTGATCATTTGGGACACGTACACGGGGAACAAAATGCAGATTATACCCCTGAGGTCGGCCTGGGTGATGAGCGTGGCGTACGCACCGTCGGGGAATTTTGTCG CTTGTGGTGGCATGGACAACATGTGCACCGTGTACGACCTGAACAACCGCGACTCCTCCGGCGTGGCCAAGATGGTGCGCGAGCTGGCGGGTTACGACGGCTTCCTCAGCTCGTGCCGCTTCCTGGGTGACCGCAACATCATCACAGGCTCCGGCGACATGAAAAT TTGCAAGTGGGACTTGGAGACCGGTCGCAAAACCTCCGACTTCGTCGCCCACAACGGCGACGTCGTCTCCATCAGTCTCTCCCCGGATGGCAACAGTTTCGTGACGGGAAGTGTCGACAAGACTTGCCGGTTGTGGGACATGAGAGAGGAGAAACCGAGACAAACCTTCTTCGGACACGAATCCGACGTTAATTCAGTTTGC TTTCATCCAAGCGGTTACGCTTTCGCCACCGGATCTGAGGACAAGTCCGCGAGAATGTTTGATATAAGGAGCGACCAGCAGTTGGCGCATTATAAGCCGCCGACGGCCAACAGCGGGTTCACTTCGTGCGGGTTGTCGGTCAGCGGAAGGATTTTGTTCTGTGGGTCGGATGATAACAACGTCCACATGTGGGACACCCTCAAGAACCAACATAATG GGACTTTGTCGGGACACGAAAATAGGGTCACGTCGCTGTCGGTTGCCCCAAATGGCATTGCCGTGGTCACCTCCAGTTGGGACCAGCATGTGAGGGTTTGGGGTTGA
- the Gbeta76C gene encoding guanine nucleotide-binding protein subunit beta-2 isoform X2 — protein sequence MAPKNDPELIALRKELDELYNTLKDEQKKQADTTLESACSGVADAPRVKLITRKLMKGHLNKVNSVHYSGDNRHCVTGSLDGKLIIWDTYTGNKMQIIPLRSAWVMSVAYAPSGNFVACGGMDNMCTVYDLNNRDSSGVAKMVRELAGYDGFLSSCRFLGDRNIITGSGDMKICKWDLETGRKTSDFVAHNGDVVSISLSPDGNSFVTGSVDKTCRLWDMREEKPRQTFFGHESDVNSVCFHPSGYAFATGSEDKSARMFDIRSDQQLAHYKPPTANSGFTSCGLSVSGRILFCGSDDNNVHMWDTLKNQHNGTLSGHENRVTSLSVAPNGIAVVTSSWDQHVRVWG from the exons ATGGCGCCAAAAAACGACCCGGAACTCATCGCCTTACGCAAAGAGCTCGACGAGCTTTACAATACTCTGAAG GACGAGCAGAAGAAGCAAGCTGACACCACCCTCGAAAGCGCTTGCAGCGGCGTCGCCGACGCTCCGAGAGTCAAACTCATCACCAGGAAGCTGATGAAGGGCCATTTGAACAAAGTCAACTCGGTGCATTACAGCGGAGATAACAGGCACTGCGTTACCGGCTCGCTTGACGGGAAATTGATCATTTGGGACACGTACACGGGGAACAAAATGCAGATTATACCCCTGAGGTCGGCCTGGGTGATGAGCGTGGCGTACGCACCGTCGGGGAATTTTGTCG CTTGTGGTGGCATGGACAACATGTGCACCGTGTACGACCTGAACAACCGCGACTCCTCCGGCGTGGCCAAGATGGTGCGCGAGCTGGCGGGTTACGACGGCTTCCTCAGCTCGTGCCGCTTCCTGGGTGACCGCAACATCATCACAGGCTCCGGCGACATGAAAAT TTGCAAGTGGGACTTGGAGACCGGTCGCAAAACCTCCGACTTCGTCGCCCACAACGGCGACGTCGTCTCCATCAGTCTCTCCCCGGATGGCAACAGTTTCGTGACGGGAAGTGTCGACAAGACTTGCCGGTTGTGGGACATGAGAGAGGAGAAACCGAGACAAACCTTCTTCGGACACGAATCCGACGTTAATTCAGTTTGC TTTCATCCAAGCGGTTACGCTTTCGCCACCGGATCTGAGGACAAGTCCGCGAGAATGTTTGATATAAGGAGCGACCAGCAGTTGGCGCATTATAAGCCGCCGACGGCCAACAGCGGGTTCACTTCGTGCGGGTTGTCGGTCAGCGGAAGGATTTTGTTCTGTGGGTCGGATGATAACAACGTCCACATGTGGGACACCCTCAAGAACCAACATAATG GGACTTTGTCGGGACACGAAAATAGGGTCACGTCGCTGTCGGTTGCCCCAAATGGCATTGCCGTGGTCACCTCCAGTTGGGACCAGCATGTGAGGGTTTGGGGTTGA